The following proteins are encoded in a genomic region of Paenibacillus sp. FSL R7-0273:
- a CDS encoding ABC-F family ATP-binding cassette domain-containing protein, giving the protein MLLQATGISKSYGVQSVLDGISLQVNEKERVGLVGVNGAGKSTFLQIIAGEMSFDSGQIHKSKETTVGYLAQNSGLQSDKTIQEEMLAVFAPLIEAEAELRQMEADIADPKLAEDPKRYEDLLERYSKRSDWFKDHGGYEMNTRIRSVLHGMGFGEFAPDTPISTLSGGQKTRLALARILLQAPDLLMLDEPTNHLDIETLTWLEDYLRGYAGGILVVSHDRYFLDRLVTTIVEIERHQSRRYTGNYSRYMELKAAEYEIRMKQYEKQQEEISRMEDFVQRNIVRASTTKRAQSRRKALDKMERIDKPLGDLKKASFSFEPDFMSGKEVLQVRDVAVAFSEAAAPLFRGASFELRRGETAALIGPNGIGKSTLLQCLTGTREPSAGTVNWGAKVKIAYYDQEQTRLNPRNTVLEELWSEYPMLEEARIRTILGNFLFSGEDVLKRIAALSGGEKARVALSKLMLRGANMLILDEPTNHLDLVSREVLEAALIDFEGTLLFISHDRYFLNKMAERVLELHPSGIDQYLGNYDDYIDKKKELEAIALEEAGLVAAKAARIAEAEAADKGSASSFEADKAAKREERNRLRRISELEEAIARLEEEIALIENEMTKPEIYQDYMALQQHESDLKAKKEQLGLRFEEWEQLADE; this is encoded by the coding sequence TAAATCCAAGGAAACAACCGTCGGCTATCTGGCCCAGAACAGCGGTCTGCAGTCTGACAAAACCATCCAGGAGGAAATGCTGGCGGTATTCGCGCCTTTAATTGAAGCGGAAGCGGAGCTGCGGCAGATGGAAGCCGATATTGCTGATCCGAAGCTGGCGGAGGATCCGAAACGGTACGAGGATCTGCTGGAGCGGTACTCCAAGCGCTCGGACTGGTTCAAGGACCACGGCGGCTATGAGATGAACACACGGATCCGCAGCGTGCTGCACGGTATGGGCTTCGGCGAGTTTGCACCGGATACGCCAATATCCACACTAAGCGGAGGACAAAAGACAAGGCTGGCGCTGGCCCGCATTCTGCTGCAGGCTCCCGATCTGCTCATGCTGGATGAGCCTACCAACCATTTGGATATTGAGACACTGACCTGGCTGGAGGATTACCTGCGCGGCTATGCCGGCGGCATTCTGGTCGTGTCCCATGACCGGTATTTCCTCGACAGGCTGGTTACCACTATTGTAGAAATAGAACGGCATCAATCCCGTCGTTACACGGGCAATTACAGCCGTTATATGGAGCTGAAGGCGGCAGAGTATGAAATCCGCATGAAGCAGTATGAGAAGCAGCAGGAGGAAATCTCCCGGATGGAGGATTTCGTGCAGCGCAATATCGTGCGCGCTTCCACCACCAAACGGGCCCAGAGCCGGCGCAAGGCGCTGGACAAGATGGAACGCATCGACAAGCCGCTCGGCGATCTGAAGAAGGCCAGCTTCTCCTTTGAGCCTGACTTCATGTCCGGTAAGGAGGTGCTGCAGGTGCGTGACGTCGCTGTAGCGTTCAGTGAAGCGGCAGCGCCGCTCTTCCGCGGCGCTTCCTTTGAGCTGCGGCGCGGAGAAACGGCTGCGCTGATCGGACCGAACGGAATCGGCAAATCAACGCTGCTGCAGTGCCTGACCGGCACCCGGGAGCCTTCCGCCGGAACCGTCAACTGGGGCGCTAAAGTCAAAATCGCCTACTACGACCAGGAGCAGACCCGTCTCAACCCGCGTAACACCGTGCTTGAGGAGCTTTGGAGTGAATATCCGATGCTGGAGGAGGCACGCATCCGCACAATTCTCGGCAACTTTCTGTTCAGCGGTGAGGACGTCCTGAAGAGGATAGCTGCACTGAGCGGCGGGGAAAAGGCCCGGGTGGCCCTCTCCAAGCTGATGCTGCGCGGTGCCAATATGCTCATACTCGATGAGCCTACCAACCATCTGGATCTGGTCAGCCGCGAGGTGCTGGAGGCGGCACTGATTGATTTTGAAGGCACCCTGCTGTTCATATCCCATGACCGTTACTTCCTGAACAAAATGGCTGAGCGTGTCCTGGAGCTGCATCCGTCCGGCATCGACCAGTATCTCGGCAATTACGATGATTACATTGATAAGAAAAAAGAGCTCGAGGCTATCGCCCTTGAGGAAGCCGGACTGGTCGCAGCCAAAGCCGCACGGATTGCCGAGGCTGAGGCTGCGGATAAAGGCAGCGCCTCTTCCTTTGAAGCTGACAAAGCAGCCAAACGCGAGGAACGCAACCGCCTGCGGCGGATTTCTGAGCTGGAGGAGGCCATTGCCCGCCTCGAGGAGGAGATTGCCCTCATCGAGAATGAAATGACCAAACCGGAGATTTATCAGGATTATATGGCGCTACAGCAGCATGAAAGCGACCTGAAGGCTAAGAAAGAGCAGCTTGGCCTGCGGTTTGAGGAATGGGAGCAGCTTGCTGACGAATAA